The nucleotide window GGGGGCGAGCCGACGATGCGGCCCGACCTCGTGGAGCTTGTCCGCCACGCGGAAAAGTTCGTGACGGGGCTCATCACGAACGGCAGGGCGCTCGCAGGCCTGGTGGGGGAGTTGAAAGCAGCGAGCCTGGACTACATCCAGGTGAGCATCGAGTCGGCGGATCCGGCGGTGCACGACGCAATCGTGGGCTCGGCAGGTGCGTGGAAGGAAACCGTCGGCGGTATCAGGGCTGCTCTCGACGCGGGTATGTACGTCTCGACCAACACGACGCTGACCAAAGCGAACGCTCGGGGGTTTCCCGACCTTCTCTGCTTCCTCGCAGGCATCGGGGTGAGGTACGTGGGCTGCAACGCGCTCATCCCGGCCGGACGCGGCGTGGGGCACCCCGACGCGATGAGGCCCCAGGACCTCAAGGCCATCCTTGCCGGAGCTGCAGCCGTGGCGGGCGAGCTTGGCCTCGAGTTCAACTGGTTCACGCCCACGTGTTACAACGACCTCGATCCGGTGGCCATGGGCCTCGGGGCGAAATCGTGCTCGGCGTGCCACACCAACATGGCCGTGAGGCCCGACGGGATGGTCGTGCCGTGCCAGTCATGGCTGCATGATGAAGGGCTCGGGAACATCCTCACGACTCCCTGGAAGCGCATATTCAACCACCCGCTCGCCCGGAAGGTCAGGACACATGGCTTTGCGCCGCCCGAGTGCAGGAAGTGCGAGCACTTCGCCATCTGTGGCGGGGCGTGCCCCCTCGAAAGGCTGAACGTGAACGAGGCGCGGGGGAAGCCTGCTGCGCCGGTGCAGGCTGGCCTCGAAAGCAGCAGCGAAGGCAGCAGCGGGAGGGGGTCAAGATGAGGCGCACGCCTGTCCCTGTAATAGTGGTGATAGCGCTAGTATGCATCCTCGGCGTTGCGGCCGGCGTTGCAGGCCCCCGTGCGGGTTGGGCACATGCGGCCCGGGATACCGGCACATACCGGATACTCAGCTACATCGTGACCATCGTCCCTAAGCCAGACGGGAGCTGGATAGCCGAGTACTCCCAGGAATGGGAGGTGACCGGCGGCCACATCCCCTGGGTCACCGTGGGCCTCCCGGACTACAACTACACGATCCTCTCGCGCGGGGGCGCAGCCGCGCAGGTCTCCCGCGCGGACTACGGCTCCTGGAGCGGGGTGCGCGTGGACCTCGACCGTGACTATGCGGCCGGTGAGACCTTCAGTTTCAGCTTCCGCGTGCGGCAGGACGGCATGGGGCACCGCAAGGACGACGCGGTCGTGTTCGCGTTCGTCCCCGGCTGGTACGATCGCGCCGAGACCAGGCGGCTGGAGGTGCGCCTGAGGAACCCCGGAGACTCCAGGGATCTGCTGTACACCTCGCCGGAGCCTGCCCAGAGGATAGAGGACCAGGTGGTCTGGACCGCTCGCCTGGGGCCGGGCGAACGCTTCAGGGTCGCCTTCGCGTTTTCGCCTCGCCTCTTCCCGGACCTGGAAGCCGGGGCTGGTTCGCGTTCCGGGGCGACGGATGAAAAGCCCGCGGGTGACGCCTCGGCCGCAGCAGCCGCCATATTCGCCCTGGTCGTCATGGCCGTCATCATCTCCCTCATCATTGTCATTCTCGTCACCGCTTCCCGCGGCGGCTACACAGGCAGGCGTGGGATCTACTACGGCACTTACTTCCCCGTTCCCCCGGCGGGCAGGTCCTCGTGGGGATCCAGATCCACCTCGTCCCCACGGCCGGGAAGCTCGGGTTCGTCTGGCGGATCCCGCAGGTCCGGCGGCGGAGGTGGGTTCGGAGGCAGGTCCATCGGATGCGCCTGCGTGTCGTGCGCCTGCGCCTGTGTCTCGTGCGCCTGTGCGTGCGCGTGCGCCGGGGGCGGAGGCGCCGGCTGTGCCCGCAAGTTCGACGGCGCCCGCCCGGCGCGCGCTGCGACGCACCCCGAAGGCATGGCAGCGTCCCGTGGTCCTGCTACGGCCGACCTGGAACGCACGCATGGGAGGGAACAGGTGTGGGTCCGCCGGTCCTTCCGCGTCTTATGCGTGCTGGTGGCAGCCGCGGTCTGCGTTTCGCTGCTATCAACCGCGGCAGGATGCCGCCCCGGAGCCGGGGACTCGGCCGGCCCCGAACCCGGAGGCAGCCACGCTCCTGCTCCGCCCGCGAGCGCAGCATCCGACAGGCCGCGCGGCGAGAGGCCGTACGACGAGAACGTCGAGGTGCCTTCCGGCGATCCGGCCTTCCCCGCGCTCGGCCGTTACTGGGTGGTTGACCCCGAGGGCCTAGTGGGGCTGCGCGCGGTCGAGGCGGCAGACCAGACGCTGGAGGACTTGCGGGCCGATGGCTTCGCCGAGACCGTGATAGTGGTGCAGCGCGGCGTGAAGCACCCGGTGGAGTGGTCCACCCACTACGGGCGCTGGCTCATGCTGGGGGAACGCGAAGGTCCCCGCAAGAACAACGGCCTGGTCTTTCTCATCATCCCTGACGCCCGCCCCGAGGCGGGGCGGGTCTGGTACAGTGTCGGGCGAGGGTTGCCGCGTCTCACCTCGTCCGATCTCGGGCCGCTCATCGAGGAAGCAGCCTCTTACGCGAACGCTGGCGACCTCGACGGGGCCGTGGTGTCCATTGCAAGGAACATCGACGACATCCTTCGCAAGATTTATGGGGAGGGAGAGCATTGAGAAAGGGATGCCTCTTTGGAATCGTGGGCTTGATCATCGTGGGCCTAGTGGTGCTTGCGGGGTTCTCGTGGGTCATGGGGATTCAGCGCGACATGGTCAGGCTCCAGCAGAGCGTGCTCGCGCAGGAGGGGCGGTACGGCGCTGCACTCGAGACCCTGAGCGAGAAGATCAAGGGGATCTGGGCGATAGAGAAGGACTTCCTGGAACACGAGAAAGACACCCTAACTGACGTCATAAGGGCCCGTGCCGAGGCGCTGGACCGCGCCGGACAGGAGTTCGCGGCGGCAACAGTTGAGGGGGACCCGCAGAAGACCGTCGAAGCCGCGACGCGGTTCCGTGAGGCCGCAGAGGGTCTCGCGCTCTCGGTCAACGTGAACGCCCTGCGCGAAGCATACCCGCAACTCTTCTCGCCGCCCATAGTGCAGCAGACCATGCGAGGTCTGGAAGAAGCGGTGAACGAGATCCGCACGGCGCTCGACGACTGGCAGGTGGCCATAAGGAACTACAACACCTTCAGGTCGCAGTGGCCGCAGAGCTTCGTCGGCGGCGTGCTGAACTTCCCGGCTTCGTACGACTACTATAAGGCCGAGAAGGCGAAACTCAACATGGAGGACCTGATGCCCAAGGGCTGATTCACCACCCGTTCGGCACAGATCCATGGCGTGCGGAGCCCCTTGAGAAGAAGCTGTGAGTCGGAGAACGCCCAAGGCGGTATCGATGACAAACGTCACGCGTTCAATGTGGATGCGTGACGCATGGGACGGGAAAAGCGTGACGAGTGAGGTGCGTCATCTTTGGGCTGGCGCATGTGACGTAGCGAACAGGTAAGTCCAGGACGAGTGACGTGCGTCACTCGTCTGCCCCTAAGTGAGGGTGCGTTAGTTCCTATCTCTTTGCCAGTAGTTGCCGGGTTGCCGGTGTTGCACTCGGGAACGGCGCCCCAAGCGGGGACGCATGCAGCCATTGTGGCGCCCGAGGGGTCATCGCCGCCTCCTGGTCTGGCGGGCGCATGTCCGCATGTCAGGGCGCTTCTGCAGGCGATGCCACGATGTGGCCACCTGGATGTGGTCGCCTGGTGGGCTGGTCTTGACGCGACCAGGTGTCGGGGACTGGTTGGTCGGCTGGACACCACCTGCGCGCTGACCCTGGATCGCTGCAGACCACCCCCACGGTCCTCACGGCCCAACAGGCGGTAAGGTGAACGGTTTGCGACCAGGATTCGCGGCCGGTTGGTCGCCTGGCTACCAGTTCCGGAGACGTCCTGGTCGCCACAAGACCAGCTTCGGGCGCAAGGCGGGGAGGGTGGTCGCCACAAAGCCAGGTTAGAGGCGAGACTGGTCTGCCGCGGGCCAACTTCCCGCAAAAGTTGGTTCCTGCGCGACCACCCTTTTCGCCCGATGCACGAGACTGGCTCCGTTACGACCAGCTTGCCCTCAAAGCTGGTCCCATCCCGACCAGTTCGGCGGCGATCCTGGTCGCCCCGAGACCAACTTCGGCCTCTTCACCGTCGCAGGCAAGATGGAGTGGTCGTGGCGCGACCAGGTTTCGCACGCGGTTGGCTCCCTCGCGACCACGCGAACGCGCTTTCTGGTCGTCCACGAACCACCCCCGCGTGGCGATGTGCAAAACTGGTCGCTGCGCGGCCAACGCCGAGCGTGAAGTGGTCGTGTGGCAACCACATTCCTGCGCTTCCTGGTCGCTACGAGACCACCTTCTGCGACTTGCGTCGAGAGGTGGGTCCAGCGCGACCAGGTCACCGGTGAACATGGTCGCTCGCGGACCAGCCCCCCGCCAAAGCTGGTCTCCTGCCGACCACCCCCTCGCGGCTCGCCGGCGCCCGCCAGCGAGTTCCTCGGGACCAATGCTGCCGCTCACCTGCAGCGCCGCTGCGCTGACCCGCCGTCAGGCCACTGGCAAGCCAGCCTGTTGCGGCATCGTGCAGCCGGCAGTGGGGTCTCTTGTAACCACAATTGCTACATTCACCCATTCCCAACTTCCAGCTTGGTCGCCTATAGGTGGTTGCGACGGGCAGTCCCCGGGTTCGCTCTCAAAAGACTCCGGCGGATGCCGTGCTGATAATGGCGGCAACCACGGCTGCAAGGAGGATGATCCCGGCGACGGTCGCCACGGGGATGAGCGCAGCAAAGATACAGGTGCCGATGGCGGCCCCCGTTGACATTCCGTGTGCCTCCCTCAGCGCGATGACACCGAGAGCAGCGACCCACACAGAGATCCCCGCCGATGCCACAATGGATAAGCCCGCCACCACAGGACTGCCAACCCGCGCGAGCACCATCAAAGGCAACAACAGCAACGCGGGAAACTGGGCGAACCCCACCGCCGAGAACAGGCCGGCGAAGGTTCCCTTGCCGCCGAAGAGGAGTGCAGCAAGGTGGAGGAGCCCCACGCCGATGAAGTAGCCAATGGCCGAGAGAACGATACCCGCGGTGAGCACCGACTGCAGAACGGCTTCGAGCCCGATACCACCAATGGTGCCGAAGCTC belongs to Bacillota bacterium and includes:
- a CDS encoding radical SAM protein; this encodes MTARPRRFFRDPGMFHVTIDPEGPGVIRLHLRRAGGPVLAALTRRPRNLLWINGSQLLLLDESSADMVQALIEVAHERTRPGSEVSEETWLGVKRETARRVHQLYPRVPVAEIEADIDYLYGLIVELSRGACPSERGVPGRVMAEAEWRAPARVDLMISSMGGSGCQNACAWCYASDMPRVRELDTALWKQVLDRLWHAGIPMVNFTGGEPTMRPDLVELVRHAEKFVTGLITNGRALAGLVGELKAASLDYIQVSIESADPAVHDAIVGSAGAWKETVGGIRAALDAGMYVSTNTTLTKANARGFPDLLCFLAGIGVRYVGCNALIPAGRGVGHPDAMRPQDLKAILAGAAAVAGELGLEFNWFTPTCYNDLDPVAMGLGAKSCSACHTNMAVRPDGMVVPCQSWLHDEGLGNILTTPWKRIFNHPLARKVRTHGFAPPECRKCEHFAICGGACPLERLNVNEARGKPAAPVQAGLESSSEGSSGRGSR
- a CDS encoding LemA family protein, which gives rise to MGLIIVGLVVLAGFSWVMGIQRDMVRLQQSVLAQEGRYGAALETLSEKIKGIWAIEKDFLEHEKDTLTDVIRARAEALDRAGQEFAAATVEGDPQKTVEAATRFREAAEGLALSVNVNALREAYPQLFSPPIVQQTMRGLEEAVNEIRTALDDWQVAIRNYNTFRSQWPQSFVGGVLNFPASYDYYKAEKAKLNMEDLMPKG
- a CDS encoding TPM domain-containing protein: MRRTPVPVIVVIALVCILGVAAGVAGPRAGWAHAARDTGTYRILSYIVTIVPKPDGSWIAEYSQEWEVTGGHIPWVTVGLPDYNYTILSRGGAAAQVSRADYGSWSGVRVDLDRDYAAGETFSFSFRVRQDGMGHRKDDAVVFAFVPGWYDRAETRRLEVRLRNPGDSRDLLYTSPEPAQRIEDQVVWTARLGPGERFRVAFAFSPRLFPDLEAGAGSRSGATDEKPAGDASAAAAAIFALVVMAVIISLIIVILVTASRGGYTGRRGIYYGTYFPVPPAGRSSWGSRSTSSPRPGSSGSSGGSRRSGGGGGFGGRSIGCACVSCACACVSCACACACAGGGGAGCARKFDGARPARAATHPEGMAASRGPATADLERTHGREQVWVRRSFRVLCVLVAAAVCVSLLSTAAGCRPGAGDSAGPEPGGSHAPAPPASAASDRPRGERPYDENVEVPSGDPAFPALGRYWVVDPEGLVGLRAVEAADQTLEDLRADGFAETVIVVQRGVKHPVEWSTHYGRWLMLGEREGPRKNNGLVFLIIPDARPEAGRVWYSVGRGLPRLTSSDLGPLIEEAASYANAGDLDGAVVSIARNIDDILRKIYGEGEH
- a CDS encoding Yip1 family protein translates to MSQGVFDWLYGVITGPVEALRAVAEKKPVGWALAVIVGIAVLSCTARISQASFGTIGGIGLEAVLQSVLTAGIVLSAIGYFIGVGLLHLAALLFGGKGTFAGLFSAVGFAQFPALLLLPLMVLARVGSPVVAGLSIVASAGISVWVAALGVIALREAHGMSTGAAIGTCIFAALIPVATVAGIILLAAVVAAIISTASAGVF